The Oscillatoria sp. FACHB-1407 DNA segment TGATACAGAATTCAACGTGTCAGCCGATGATGACTATGAAATAGGATACTTACAGCAGTTACAGCAGGAAGCCAAACGATTGCGAGATCAGGGCGATCGCTCGAATGATTAAACTGCTTTATATCATCAGATGGCACAACAGAATTAGGAATGATTAGTATTACAAGCAGACAGGGGTCGGATACATGACCAAGATTATTTCTATACACTCGTTTCGCGGTGGCACAGGTAAGTCTAACCTGACTGCCAACCTGTCTGCGGTTGTGGCTGCTCAAGGTCATCGTGTTGGCATTATCGACACTGACATCCAATCTCCTGGGATCCATGTCATTTTTGGGCTGGATGAGGGCACCATGGCGCGATCGCTCAACGATTATCTATGGGGACGTTGCACGATCGGGGAAGCCGCTTATGATGTTACCCCAGATGCTGTGTCTAAAGGGGGCGGCACAATTCACCTGATCCCCTCCAGCATCAAAGCAGGCGAAATCGCTCGAATTTTGAACGAGGGCTATAGCGTCACCATGCTCAATGATGGGGTGCGCCACCTCTGTCAGGGGTTAAACCTGGACTATCTCTTCATTGACACCCATCCGGGTCTAAACAAAGAGACTCTGTTATCCATCGCGATCTCTGACAACCTCATCATCATCTTGCGACCCGATCGCCAGGACTTTCAGGGTACGGCGGTGACGCTCCAAGTCGCTCGCAAGCTTGACACAGCCAAGATCTCCCTGGTCATCAACAAAGTGCTACCCAGCCACGATTTCAAATCCATTGAGGAGCAAATCGAGCAAAAGTTTCGCGCCCCTGTCATCGGCATCTTTCCGCTTAACGAGGAGATGGTGCAGCTATCGAGCGGCGGCATTTTTTGCCTGGAATATAGCAACCACAGCTATACCCATGAGGTTCAAAAAGTGGCACAGCAAGTTTTGAAGTAAAAGAACGTCAATTTGGCTCAAAAGCCGATTGGGCGTAGAGGGTAGGATGCAGGAAGTGAGGAGCGGTGCTGTGGCTCAACCAGCGTCTAATATCACCAGTGGACGCTGAACCCCTTACAAATATCCATGCTCTGCTAAAAAAGCAGGGGTGAGTTGCTCAGCAGGGGCGATCGCTTGCTCTAGCTCAGCCACAGCGCGGGAGTGAGCAGGAGCCAACCGCAAAAACTTCTCAACATACTTACCCAACACATCCCCTTCTAAATTGACTGGGTCACCCGGTTTGAGGTATTGCAAGTTAGTCTCAGCGTAGGTCAGGGGAATCACCGCCACTTTAAACCAGTCTCCACTGGGGCTACACTCTGCCACCGTGAGGCTCACTCCATTCACCGCAATACTGCCTTTGGAGACAATATAGCGAGACACCCTGGCATCTGGAACGGTAAAGCTAATCTCCCAGGCAGTCGCACTAGGCACGGCCGCTTCGAGGTAACCCACTCCATCTACATGACCTGTAACAAAATGCCCTCCCAGTTTGCTGCCCACACGCAGGGAAGCCTCCAGGTTGACGGAGGCGGTGCCCTGCAACTGGTCTAAGGTAGTGCGGCGTAGGGTTTCGGGGGAAGCAGAGGCGATAAACCCAGCCGAAAGAATTTGCGTCACCGTCAAGCAGATTCCGTCTACTGAAATACTGTCGCCGATCGCCAAATCGTCTTGTAATGGAGTGAGGGACATTGCCCCCCAGGTAATCTGGAGTTCCTCTTGTCCCACCCGTTCAATAGTTCCGATCGATTGAATCAGTCCTGTAAACACAGCTTTCTAGAAAATCTGTCACACTAAGGAGGTAAATCCTAATCTACCCTGAAATCCAGGCTAGCTCTTGTAATTTCCCTATAAGGGGGCGTTGAATATATCTATAGCTGTTGCCAAAAAACCTGGAAAACTGGAGTTCAACGGGTGGCAGTTTTTTCCCTGATTCAGGGTTTTATACCTGCGCCCCACCTTAACCAGGAGGGCTGTTGCTATAAAATACACTAAGAACAAATGTACGGGTCTATGATGTCTAGTTTTGATGAGACTTCTTAGTCAAACTTTCAGGATTAGACTATGGATTAGAGGCAAGATCAGGGCATACTGGAGTTCAATAAAACTTTTGAAACATTAACCCTTTTAAGGCGTTCAGTGGCTAACTTAGATCTTGTCATATTTGCTCAGTCTTTAGTGAGTTTAGGCTCTCTTGGGGGTAGCTTTTTGACAGAACATGACTGTAAACACACCCCCCGGGTTGTAGAGCTGTTGGTGACAGTGGCTCGCAGTCAGTCTTGGTTTGGTTTAAGTCCATTTTTTCTCCAACTGACCGTCTTCGCTTAATGGATTCTAGAGGCTAAGTCAATGATCGAAATGAAAGTCGCTGGAATTGCCTTAGATGCTGCCACCCGTAGTCCAATCGTGTTGTTGCGAGATGCGGGGGATCGTCGCCAATTGCCAATTTATATTGGTCAAGATCAGGCAAGGGCAATTATTGGTGCTTTAGAGAATCAAACTCCACCGCGACCCTTAACTCACGACCTGATCGTCAATATCCTGGAAGATTGGGATATGACCCTGGAGCGGGTTGTGATTCACTCCCTGCAAGACAACACTTTCTATGCTGTTTTAACTGTTCGCCAGGGCGAAACTAAGAAGGAAATTGACGCTCGCCCCAGTGATGCGATCGCCATTGCCCTTCGGACTAAAAGCTCGATCTGGGTGGTCGAGGAAGTGGTAGCTGATGCGTCCATTCCTGTCGATCGCGAAGCAGATGAAGCCGAGCGTCAAGCTTTCCGAGATTTTCTGGCAAATCTGCGCCCTGAAGACTTTAGCCAACGGGGACAGTCTAAGAGCGGCGAAAGTTAAGCGATCGCACCAGAGTCATTTCTTCAGATCCCCGGCTTCTTTGAGAGGTCGGGGATCTATCTACTTTTAGAGCACTCCTCAGACATGAAGTATCGTCGGTTTGGCAAAACGGAATTGTCTCTATCGGTGTTCTCGCTGGGAACGATGCGATTTTTGGCATCCCAGGAGAATGCAATTCAAACCCTACAGGGGGCGATCGCATTAGGGATCAACCATATTGAGACTGCCAAAGGCTACGGCAATAGTGAACGATATGTGGGTGCAGCCCTGAAATCTGGATTAAGCCTCGATCGCGATCGCCTTACGATCACCACCAAAATTC contains these protein-coding regions:
- a CDS encoding riboflavin synthase; translated protein: MFTGLIQSIGTIERVGQEELQITWGAMSLTPLQDDLAIGDSISVDGICLTVTQILSAGFIASASPETLRRTTLDQLQGTASVNLEASLRVGSKLGGHFVTGHVDGVGYLEAAVPSATAWEISFTVPDARVSRYIVSKGSIAVNGVSLTVAECSPSGDWFKVAVIPLTYAETNLQYLKPGDPVNLEGDVLGKYVEKFLRLAPAHSRAVAELEQAIAPAEQLTPAFLAEHGYL
- a CDS encoding bifunctional nuclease family protein — its product is MIEMKVAGIALDAATRSPIVLLRDAGDRRQLPIYIGQDQARAIIGALENQTPPRPLTHDLIVNILEDWDMTLERVVIHSLQDNTFYAVLTVRQGETKKEIDARPSDAIAIALRTKSSIWVVEEVVADASIPVDREADEAERQAFRDFLANLRPEDFSQRGQSKSGES
- a CDS encoding MinD/ParA family ATP-binding protein, coding for MTKIISIHSFRGGTGKSNLTANLSAVVAAQGHRVGIIDTDIQSPGIHVIFGLDEGTMARSLNDYLWGRCTIGEAAYDVTPDAVSKGGGTIHLIPSSIKAGEIARILNEGYSVTMLNDGVRHLCQGLNLDYLFIDTHPGLNKETLLSIAISDNLIIILRPDRQDFQGTAVTLQVARKLDTAKISLVINKVLPSHDFKSIEEQIEQKFRAPVIGIFPLNEEMVQLSSGGIFCLEYSNHSYTHEVQKVAQQVLK